From Clostridium sp. SY8519:
CGATAAAGGAACGCTTTTCCGTGGAAAAATAACGGTATGCCACATCAATGGTAATCCCCTGCTCCCGCTCTGCCATAAGGCCGTCCAGAAGAAGCGAGTAATCCACCTCACCTCCCCGGGATCCGATCCTGGAATCCAGCACCAGCGCCTTTTCCTGATCTGCGAACAACAGCTTGGCATCATACAGCATATGTCCGATCAAAGTAGATTTTCCATCATCCACACTGCCGCAGCTGATGAATTTTAGTAGCCCTTTCATATGGAGTAACCTCTCTTTTTCTCCTTTGTGCGAAAACACATCTGTCAGACAGTCTGACTGCCGTTTTTGGACAATGCCTGCCACTTCAGATAAGCATTGATAAACGGATCCAGGTTGCCGTCCATCACGCTGCTGACATTTCCGGTTTCTTCACCGGTTCTTAAATCTTTGACCATGGTATAGGGCTGCATCACATAGGACCGGATCTGGTTGCCCCAGCCGATGTCTGTGACTTCGCCCCGGATATCTGCCTGTTTTGCCGCATTTTTCTCCTGCTCCAGAAGATACAGCTTGGACTTGAGCATCTGCATGGCCTTGTCTTTGTTCATATGCTGCGACCGCTCATTCTGGCACTGCACGACAATTCCCGTAGGCAGATGCGTGATCCGAATGGCGGATGAGGTCTTGTTGATATGCTGTCCGCCGGCGCCGGAGGAACGGTAGGTATCCACACGGATATCCTCGTCTCTGATCTCAATATCGATTTCCTGGTCGATCTCCGGCATGACATCGCAGGAGGCGAAGGAGGTCTGGCGTTTGCCCGCAGCGTTAAAAGGCGAAATACGCACCAGACGGTGCACACCACGTTCGGACTTCAGCAGGCCGAAGGCATTTTCTCCATTCACCTGAAAGGTCACGGATTTGATGCCGGCTTCATCACCATCCAGATAATCCAGGACTTCCACCTGGAATCCCTTGGATTCCGCCCATCTGGTATACATACGGTACAGCATGCTGACCCAGTCACAGGCTTCTGTCCCGCCGGCGCCGGAATGCAGTGTGACAATGGCGTTGTTCCGGTCGTATTCTCCGGAAAGCAGCGTCTTGACTTTGGTTTCCTCCATGGTCTGTTTGAGGTCTTCCGCCATGGCTTCCAGTTCCGGAATCACCGAAGGGTCATTTTCTTCGTTTCCCATTTCGATCATGACCTCCATGTCTTCCATGAGGCCTTTCAGCTTCTGATACACCGCGATGTCATCTTTTTTTGATTTTAATTCCTGTGTTTTTTTGGAGGATTCTTCCGGATCATTCCAGAAGTCGGGCGCCTCCATCTCCCGTTCTAATTCTTCGATACGCTTTTCCTTGTTAGCGAGGTCAAAGTGAATCCCTTACTTCCTGCAGTGGAGTCCGGTACGCGTTCAATACTGCTTTGAACTTATCTAATTCAACCACAAAAATCACTTCCTTTTTTCATTCAAAATTATTTTTTGCTGCATCTATCCGTGAAATCAGCTGGTTATCGGCTGTATGCTGATTTCAAAAAGCCCTTTCGGGCTGTGCCGACGTTTTTTCAGATTTTCCTTACGAAATCTCCTACACCTCTTCGTGACCTTTTTCTTTGATCACCCGGATCACGTCATCTACATATTTTTCGCAGATGTCCTCTGTCTTCGCTTCCACCATGACCCGGATCACCGGTTCGGTTCCGCTTTCCCTTACCAGAATGCGCCCGGTGTCGCCCAGTGTATCGCTGACTTTCGCCACGGCTGCCTGCACGTCCGGATCGTTCTGTGCCTCCGGTTTGCTTTTGACGCGGATATTTTTCAGCACCTGGGGATAAATCATCACCGGTTCTGCCAGTTTGCTCAGCGGCTGTTTGGAAGCCAGCATGGCCTCCATCATTTTGATGGATGTCAGGATGCCGTCCCCGGTTGTGGCATATTTGCTGAAAATAATATGTCCGGACTGTTCGCCGCCGATCCGGTGTCCGTTTTTCACCATGCACTCGTAGACATATTTATCCCCGACTGCAGTCTTCTCATAAGCGATTCCCGCTTCATCAAAGGCTTTGTAAAGGCCGAAATTGGACATTACGGTAGTTACTACGGTGTTGTTGAGGAGTTTGCCTCTTTTTTTCATATAACAGCCGTAAATATACAGGATCAGATCCCCGTTGATGACATTGCCTTTCTCATCCACCGCAATACAGCGGTCCGCGTCTCCATCATAGGCAAACCCCACATCCAGATGATTGTCTTTTACATATTTCTGTAAAACTTCAATATGTGTGGATCCGGCGTTGCGGTTGATGTTGGTGCCGTCCGGCTCGTTGTTGATCACATAAGTCTTCGCCCCGAGGGCATCAAATACATGTTTGGCAATCTGCCAGGCGCTGCCGTTGGCACAGTCCAGGCCGACCCGGATGTTTTTGTAAGAAAAGGTTGCCAGGGAAATCAGGTATCCCACGTACCGGTTGCGGCCGGAGGAATAATCCACTGTGCGTCCGATTTCGTCCCGGACCGCAAACGGGATCTCTGTCATGGTTTCCCCGAACAGCTCCACCTTGCCGTCAATGTAATCCTCAATGTAGGAAATGGTGGTTTCGTCCATTTTCTCG
This genomic window contains:
- the glmM gene encoding phosphoglucosamine mutase — protein: MGRYFGTDGFRGEANKTLTVEHAYKVGRFLGWYYGRAVDKKCTVVIGKDTRRSSYMFEYALASGLTASGADAYLLHVTTTPSVSYVTRTEDFDCGIMISASHNPYYDNGIKLINSNGEKMDETTISYIEDYIDGKVELFGETMTEIPFAVRDEIGRTVDYSSGRNRYVGYLISLATFSYKNIRVGLDCANGSAWQIAKHVFDALGAKTYVINNEPDGTNINRNAGSTHIEVLQKYVKDNHLDVGFAYDGDADRCIAVDEKGNVINGDLILYIYGCYMKKRGKLLNNTVVTTVMSNFGLYKAFDEAGIAYEKTAVGDKYVYECMVKNGHRIGGEQSGHIIFSKYATTGDGILTSIKMMEAMLASKQPLSKLAEPVMIYPQVLKNIRVKSKPEAQNDPDVQAAVAKVSDTLGDTGRILVRESGTEPVIRVMVEAKTEDICEKYVDDVIRVIKEKGHEEV
- the prfB gene encoding peptide chain release factor 2 (programmed frameshift), with translation MVELDKFKAVLNAYRTPLQEVRDSLDLANKEKRIEELEREMEAPDFWNDPEESSKKTQELKSKKDDIAVYQKLKGLMEDMEVMIEMGNEENDPSVIPELEAMAEDLKQTMEETKVKTLLSGEYDRNNAIVTLHSGAGGTEACDWVSMLYRMYTRWAESKGFQVEVLDYLDGDEAGIKSVTFQVNGENAFGLLKSERGVHRLVRISPFNAAGKRQTSFASCDVMPEIDQEIDIEIRDEDIRVDTYRSSGAGGQHINKTSSAIRITHLPTGIVVQCQNERSQHMNKDKAMQMLKSKLYLLEQEKNAAKQADIRGEVTDIGWGNQIRSYVMQPYTMVKDLRTGEETGNVSSVMDGNLDPFINAYLKWQALSKNGSQTV